The stretch of DNA TTATCTTGAGGTCAAGtaaaaacagttaaagaaaTAGTTGAACATTTTGGGAAATTGTTTTCATTCGTTTTCTTGCCAAGAGTGAGAAGAAACTGATAATGCTCTTAACTTTTTACATCTGACTTTTAGGTCGTAGGTAGGTTTTATTACCTTTGACAGACTGCATGCTGCAGTCTCGTATGAACCCAATCGTTTTATCCAAATGTAAGCGAGAAACCAACTCAAATATTTTCCTAAATATTCCTTTTTCAGGTCTTGACCGAGTTGCAGTGGGCTCTAATTCTTGTTACATCTGCTGTAGTAGCTAAATATTGTGTTGTCTATCCACCTGCGGAACATAGACACGGCAGTGTAGACTCCAGGAAATTGAGCATCGGCACAACCTCTCCCCCAGGACACCACACCGTAGACCCGGCCATCACAAACAAGTGGACCACCTGAGTCCCCCTGATACCACAAAATGGAAGGAAAAATCAGGGATGATACAACAGGGTACTAAATTTGTATTTTGCTAAACAAGAAGCTTAAATAGCTATGATATTGTTGATATTCTATGATTTTTCTATCAAATTATGTGAACAGACAACACTTAATTGGATCCCACTAATGAGAACTGTACATGTAACCACAGCCTAAAATCTTTTCATGTGCAGCCAATCTCtagctacactatattgccaaacatattcactcacccatccaaatcatttagttcaggtgttccaatcacttccatgaccacaggtgtataaaccaagcacctaggcatgcagactgctgctacaaacattagtgaaagaatgggtcgctctcaggagctcagtgaattacagcatggtactgtgataggatgctacctgtgcaacaagtccagtagtgaaatttcctcacttctAAATattcaactgttagtggtattataacaaagtggaagagatTAGGAATGACAGCATTTCAcccacgaagtggtaggccatgtaaaatcacagagtgggatcagtggatgctgaggcgcatggTGCAGAGAGGTTACCAAGTTTCTGTAGAGTCACTTGCTGCAGACTTCCAAACTTCAAGTGGCCTTCAGAtgagctcaagaacagtgtgtagagagcttcatggaatgggtttccatggtcgagcagctgcatccaagccttacatcaccaagcacaatgtaaagcgttggatgcagtggtgtaaaacacactgacactggactctagagcagtggagacgtgttctctggagtgatgaatcatgcttctccatctggcaatctgatggacgagtTTGGGCCtgatggttgccaggagaatggtacttgtctgactgcattgtgccatgtgagaagtttggtggagggggggggattatggtgtggggttgtttttcaggagttgggctcagtcccttagttccagtgaaaggaactcttaatgcttcagcataccgacacattttggacaattttatgctcccaactttgtgggaacagtttggggatggccccgtacctttgagatgaattagTGTGgcgactgtgagccagaccttcttaacaaacacactcctaaaccttgtggaaagccttcccagacgAGTTGAAGCTGTTCTAGCAGCAAAGGTTGgcccaacatcatattaaaccccatggattaagaatgggatgtcactcaagttcatgtgtgcgACGGCAgttgagtgaatacttttggcaatacaatGTACCTATAGCTGCATCTGACATATTTCTTTTAGAAAATATAATGACGGTGTGGTTCAAGTTcaagttttgtttaaaatgaattaatttgTATAACATGAATTTGAATGAATCTGTATAAAAGTACTCCACAGCTGAAAGTAGTCCATTGTCAGCAACTTTCAAAATCCAACAGTGCGTAGTTGTTTTGGAAAAtcagttgtaaaaaaaaatcaacatattTTAGACACTTAAAAATCAGCCTTGCAGAACAAACAAGGCTGATTctggattttttaaatttgttgagTGCAAGAACAATGTAGAATTTctccagttttattattttaagtaAGCTTTTACATGGAATTTCCCATGTGACCATTTTAACACCAGATGTAACTATATTAGctgcaaaacacatttttaagcagaatacaaataaagatgtgcaaaaatacaaatttaatcTGCAACTACAAAAGGACTGTAACTACAGTGGTGCACATATACAGAagtcattttttcttttggttccTCGTGTCAGTGcccatttatataaatataaagaagctactttcagctgccccCTTATTCACAAAGGGCTGCCACAGCGGGTGGCTCcggatgtttgatttggcagagttttttATACTggatgtccttcctgatgcCTAAGGGAACCCCAAAGTGATCTGagtctcctcccaggatcaaactggagatctttcacttgttaggcaaatgtttAAACCCCTGCACTATGGAGCtagttaaatataaatatatttattcttttagaAAACATAGCCTCCTGCTATCAGCCTCTTTTTTCTGTGGAAGTGGTTAACAGTTTCTGGTCAATGCATATACCATTGTACAGTGCTGAGTGGCAGCCTGTTGCAGCAACTCTtgttcattattttcatttactCACCTAATTATTCTTGGTAAATAAtaactagtgttgtagtactcaagaccgctttttgatggtctcggtcttatCTTGGACTCGACCGACTGAGACAAGACCACTCAGTCTTGTCTCAGTCTCGGACATTGAGGACTCGGTATTTTATTTCAAGCCCAGTCaagaccacaactgtggaaatatcactaaattgccagaatattgtccaattaatttgttaacatccttgcttttattggatgcaaaacatactgattcaaatcttatttcagtgtttaataTCTAGGTGTTTTTATGGGAATCTTTgaatctttcagatcaatttgagaagttattttgattatttttcacattttattgtgtcacgTAGAGCGGGGCACTGGTCTTCGTCTTGACttggtctcgggttaggtggtcttgactacaataCTGCTAATAACCCAAGAATTTCTCAAATGtgagataaataaagtattttttatctTGTATATTCCATTACTGAGGATCATTCAATTTGTGTTCACTTGGGTGtagtctgtttttattgttgtgtcTCTATACTGTTATTTTCTCTCTCACCTTAACCCCTACCTTCTTCCTGTTGTTTTCTCTGAATGGCCATTGAAAAAAATGCCAAGTGTTTGGCCGTGGGGGGCAACAATCCCCTTATATTATCACAGGAGTTAATATTGTGGGGTGTTTTATGTTACATTATATAGCAACTTGGCAAGTAAACAAGCAAATGTTATAGAATTTTCCCTCATATTCACATCCTGAGTGAAAAGCAGAGATGATCTTACCTGACAGGCATCCTTTCCACCAATAGTGTAACCGGCACACAGCATGTTTTCTGTGATGCTGCCGCTGAACGACTCGCTGCTGTTACATTTTGTTGTGGAGACAATGGGGAGCATTACAGTTCGGAGGGTGGAGGGGATCTGGCCTCCGCTGGGATTTGTGTAGCCCCAGCCTGACACTCGACACAGCCTGCCCTCTGCTATGGTGGCGCCCTGTCTGGGCAGCAGAGCAATGGAGACGTAGCTGTTCAGATAGATTGGAGCCCGTAGCTGGAGAGATGGGGGACAGTGTGATGAAGTAACAGCctccaataaataaaaaacagagaCCAGTGGTTTGCATTCTGTACCTTAATAAGCATAATATCACAgttgctggtggtggtgttgtaTGAAGGATGGGGCACCAAAAGGTGGGGGAGGATTTCCTGCTCCGTGCCCTCATAAACAGCCAGAGAATAGTCTCCTGCAACTATCATCATTTTGTTCAGCCTgtagatgaaaaaaaatatatataaattacaCCTTCTGGGTTAAAATGTATCAAATGCCTGTAAAAGAAGATTTAAGTCATCTAgcggtttttatttttctcagttctttttcttctgctgtctAATTCATTTTGTTCTAATTTCATCTGCACGTGCTCTGAAAACCTTTAGTTATATCAACACAGGCAAGCTGATCGCTTCAATTTCTACATATAAATGAAGTttcaagggttttttttgtctgaaaataAGTCATAAATGCAGCAGAAGCCTACTCTGATCTCTGACACAGATATAAAAGATATTTTGGCATGTCACAGCATGAAAACCACATGTACAACCATAATGGATGTTTGCCGAATCACTGCAGCCTGCTTCAGTTTCAGGGTCAAGGCACTCTACATGTTGGCTGC from Archocentrus centrarchus isolate MPI-CPG fArcCen1 chromosome 7, fArcCen1, whole genome shotgun sequence encodes:
- the LOC115782732 gene encoding trypsin-3 translates to MELPSLLLCILLEVLAVNCQNIAKERIVGGYAPVPHSIKYIVSIQTVERQHLCGGFVINKYWVVTAAHCNIGLNKMMIVAGDYSLAVYEGTEQEILPHLLVPHPSYNTTTSNCDIMLIKLRAPIYLNSYVSIALLPRQGATIAEGRLCRVSGWGYTNPSGGQIPSTLRTVMLPIVSTTKCNSSESFSGSITENMLCAGYTIGGKDACQGDSGGPLVCDGRVYGVVSWGRGCADAQFPGVYTAVSMFRRWIDNTIFSYYSRCNKN